From Nocardioides daedukensis, the proteins below share one genomic window:
- a CDS encoding DUF3097 family protein: protein MTSPASRDRYGSDVLRTDWTAPKNGRAVEMEADLGLVLEEVSTDWCGEVVAVDRDIDTVTLEDRRNQRRTFPLGPGFLLEGKPVILTRPTRLKTPAKPTRTASGSIAVHDAKARVARASRIFVEGRHDAELVEKVWGDDLRIEGVVVEYLGGVDDLSDHLRDFKPGPDRKVGVLVDHLVKGSKESRIASSIAHSAVGKHVLIVGHPFIDIWAAVKPARLGIERWPDVPRNIEWKHGVCQQLGWPHRNQTDIARAWKHILGGVRGFQDLDPALLGRVEELIDFVTN from the coding sequence GTGACTTCCCCCGCTTCTCGTGATCGCTACGGATCCGACGTCCTCCGCACCGACTGGACCGCCCCCAAGAACGGTCGCGCCGTGGAGATGGAGGCCGACCTCGGCCTGGTGCTCGAGGAGGTCAGCACCGACTGGTGCGGCGAGGTCGTCGCCGTCGACCGGGACATCGACACGGTGACCTTGGAGGACCGCCGCAACCAACGACGTACCTTCCCGCTCGGACCGGGATTCCTGCTCGAGGGCAAGCCTGTCATCCTCACCCGGCCCACCCGCCTGAAGACTCCGGCGAAGCCCACCCGCACCGCGTCGGGATCGATTGCCGTGCACGACGCCAAGGCCCGGGTTGCGCGGGCGAGCCGGATCTTCGTCGAGGGCCGCCACGACGCCGAGCTCGTCGAGAAGGTCTGGGGTGACGACCTGCGGATCGAGGGCGTGGTCGTGGAATACCTCGGCGGCGTCGATGACCTCTCCGACCACCTGCGCGACTTCAAGCCCGGACCCGACCGCAAGGTCGGCGTGCTCGTCGACCACCTGGTCAAGGGGTCCAAGGAGAGCCGCATCGCCAGCTCGATCGCGCACTCGGCCGTCGGCAAGCACGTGCTGATCGTCGGCCACCCGTTCATCGACATCTGGGCCGCGGTCAAGCCTGCGCGGCTTGGCATCGAGAGGTGGCCCGACGTCCCGCGCAACATCGAGTGGAAGCACGGCGTCTGCCAGCAGCTGGGCTGGCCGCACCGCAACCAGACCGACATCGCGCGGGCCTGGAAGCACATCCTCGGCGGCGTGCGCGGGTTCCAGGACCTCGATCCGGCGCTGCTCGGCCGGGTCGAGGAGCTCATCGACTTCGTCACCAACTGA
- a CDS encoding PadR family transcriptional regulator, protein MNGWQGQWPGGNNPWGSWSGGRGRPGPPPWVNDLVRSFGGPPSGGPRRGPKARRGDVRAAILSVLAEEAMNGYQVIQQIAERSEGAWKPSPGSVYPTIQQLEDEGLVEGRDTQGRRLLHLTNSGQAYVDSHADELAATWRAFRETDEERAAAGGIGDLMPVVGQVMGAVWQVVTVGTEQQRAEAAEILGETRRRLYGLLAEGDPK, encoded by the coding sequence ATGAACGGATGGCAAGGGCAGTGGCCCGGCGGCAACAATCCCTGGGGAAGCTGGAGCGGTGGACGAGGCCGCCCCGGTCCGCCCCCGTGGGTCAACGACCTGGTCCGAAGCTTCGGCGGCCCACCCAGTGGCGGGCCCCGACGCGGACCCAAGGCCCGACGTGGCGACGTACGTGCCGCCATCCTTTCCGTCCTCGCCGAGGAGGCGATGAACGGCTACCAGGTGATTCAGCAGATCGCCGAGCGCAGCGAAGGAGCCTGGAAGCCGAGCCCCGGCTCGGTCTACCCGACGATCCAGCAGCTCGAGGACGAGGGTCTGGTCGAGGGTCGCGACACCCAAGGACGCCGCCTGCTGCACCTCACCAATTCCGGGCAGGCGTACGTCGACTCGCACGCCGACGAGCTCGCAGCGACCTGGCGGGCGTTCCGTGAGACCGACGAGGAACGCGCCGCGGCCGGTGGGATCGGCGATCTGATGCCTGTCGTCGGCCAGGTGATGGGAGCCGTGTGGCAGGTGGTCACCGTCGGCACCGAGCAGCAGCGGGCCGAGGCCGCCGAGATCCTCGGTGAGACTCGACGACGTCTCTACGGACTGCTCGCCGAGGGCGACCCGAAGTGA
- a CDS encoding MBL fold metallo-hydrolase, whose translation MPDSPAVLTEIADRTWVARNELIDVNLTVIGGERGLVVVDTLASTAAMATMLDSIRALGAGQVVGVVNTHAHFDHVLGNAVFEGTPIHAHEATAAALATFRDTRTAFVGSEGGRERAAEIDASPVLLPDRTFSSAQVIDLGDRQVELLHPGRGHTDGDVIVRLPDADVVVLGDLVEESGPPAYGPDCWPMEWPTALDLAISLMTDDTVVVPGHGGVSDSDFVHEQRGQIGVVAETIRDLAGRGIPVGQALAEGEWPWPEHLLDQAVRRGYAHLPRTAKRLPLI comes from the coding sequence GTGCCCGACTCCCCCGCCGTCCTGACCGAGATCGCCGACCGCACCTGGGTCGCACGTAATGAGTTGATCGACGTGAACCTCACCGTGATCGGCGGCGAGCGCGGGCTCGTCGTGGTCGACACGCTCGCCTCGACGGCGGCAATGGCCACCATGCTCGACTCGATCCGCGCCCTCGGGGCAGGTCAGGTCGTCGGCGTGGTCAACACCCATGCGCACTTCGACCACGTCCTGGGCAACGCGGTCTTCGAGGGCACCCCGATCCACGCGCACGAGGCGACCGCCGCAGCGCTTGCCACCTTCCGCGACACCAGGACGGCGTTCGTCGGGAGTGAGGGTGGGCGGGAGCGTGCGGCCGAGATCGACGCCTCACCGGTGCTCCTGCCGGACCGGACCTTCTCCTCGGCGCAGGTCATCGACCTCGGGGACCGTCAGGTCGAGCTCCTGCACCCCGGGCGCGGCCACACCGACGGCGACGTCATCGTGCGTCTGCCCGACGCCGACGTCGTCGTACTGGGCGATCTGGTCGAGGAGTCCGGCCCGCCGGCCTACGGCCCGGACTGCTGGCCGATGGAGTGGCCCACCGCGCTCGACCTGGCGATCTCGCTGATGACCGACGACACGGTCGTGGTCCCCGGCCACGGCGGCGTCTCCGACTCCGACTTCGTGCACGAGCAGCGCGGGCAGATCGGCGTCGTCGCGGAGACCATCCGGGACCTGGCCGGACGCGGGATCCCGGTGGGCCAGGCCCTGGCCGAGGGTGAGTGGCCCTGGCCCGAGCACCTGCTGGATCAGGCCGTACGCCGTGGCTATGCGCACCTGCCTCGGACCGCCAAGCGATTGCCGCTCATCTGA
- the hrcA gene encoding heat-inducible transcriptional repressor HrcA, protein MVEDRRLAVLRAIVEDYVSTEEPVGSRALVERHQLGVSPATVRNDMAVLEDEGLIHQPHTSAGRVPTDKGYRLFVDRLTKVKPMSATEQRAISNFLQGAVDLDDVVQRSVRLLAQLTRQVAVVQYPTLSRSTVRHIEIVAMAANRLLVVLILSTGRVEQRLVECERELTEDELVKLRSSVNHAATGEIIAEAIRALGRVGEETEPDLRETAQAVAASLVEAMSDHRSDERVAVGGTANLARFGEGFDTVRPLLEALEEHVILLKLLGEVGSAGAVTVRIGHEGPYQELAATSVVATGYGPEDQAIASLGIVGPTRMDYPGTMASVRAVARYVSRILDEA, encoded by the coding sequence ATGGTCGAGGACCGACGACTGGCCGTGCTCCGGGCGATCGTGGAGGACTACGTCTCCACCGAGGAGCCCGTCGGCTCGCGTGCCCTGGTCGAGCGGCACCAGCTCGGAGTCTCACCGGCCACGGTGCGCAACGACATGGCCGTCCTCGAGGACGAGGGACTGATCCACCAGCCACACACCAGTGCCGGCCGGGTCCCGACCGACAAGGGCTACCGACTCTTCGTGGACCGGCTCACCAAGGTGAAGCCGATGAGCGCCACCGAGCAGCGCGCGATCTCCAACTTCCTCCAAGGCGCGGTCGACCTCGACGACGTCGTCCAGCGCAGCGTTCGCCTGCTCGCCCAGCTCACCCGGCAAGTGGCGGTCGTGCAATATCCCACCCTCTCGCGCAGCACGGTGCGGCACATCGAGATCGTCGCCATGGCCGCGAACCGCCTGCTCGTGGTGCTGATCCTGAGCACCGGCAGGGTCGAGCAGCGACTCGTCGAGTGCGAGCGCGAGCTCACCGAGGACGAGCTCGTGAAGCTGCGGTCCTCGGTCAACCACGCCGCAACCGGCGAGATCATCGCCGAGGCGATCCGGGCCCTGGGCCGCGTCGGTGAGGAGACCGAGCCCGATCTCCGCGAGACAGCGCAGGCCGTTGCCGCCTCACTCGTCGAAGCGATGTCCGACCACCGCTCCGATGAGCGCGTGGCAGTCGGTGGCACCGCCAACCTGGCCCGGTTCGGCGAGGGCTTCGACACCGTCCGGCCACTGCTGGAGGCCTTGGAGGAGCACGTCATCCTGCTCAAGCTCCTCGGCGAGGTCGGCTCGGCAGGCGCCGTGACCGTCCGGATCGGCCACGAGGGCCCCTACCAAGAACTTGCCGCCACCAGCGTGGTGGCCACCGGCTACGGCCCCGAGGACCAGGCCATCGCCTCCCTCGGCATCGTCGGGCCGACCCGCATGGACTACCCCGGAACCATGGCAAGCGTGCGGGCCGTGGCCCGCTACGTGTCCCGGATCCTCGACGAGGCATGA
- the dnaJ gene encoding molecular chaperone DnaJ, whose product MSDLYELLGVPRDAEADAIKKAYRKLARQLHPDVNPDPETQERFKEVSMAYEVLSDPQKRAAYDRGGDPFGGGMGGAGGFGQGAGFSFTDIMDAFFGGQGGGAGGGGRGPRPRVRRGQDALIRLEVELAEAAFGVTHELKVDTAIVCDACTGSGAAPGSKPVTCETCRGAGEVAQVQRSFLGEIRTLRPCAACRGFGTTIPEPCRECSGEGRVRSRRNLTVKIPAGVDEGTRVQLSGQGEVGPGGGPAGDLFVEIHVAPHKTFTRHGNDLHCTVSVPMTAAALGTTLTLPTLEGDLVEDGTDSDVEISFTLEVKPGTQSGTEQVLRARGVPGLRNTGRGDLIVTTVVETPGRLDARQEELLRELAEIRGEQTPDGSVQPTHKSVFGRLRDAFH is encoded by the coding sequence ATGAGCGACCTGTACGAACTCCTCGGTGTGCCCCGCGACGCGGAGGCGGATGCGATCAAGAAGGCCTACCGCAAGCTGGCCCGACAGCTGCACCCCGACGTCAACCCGGACCCGGAGACGCAGGAGCGCTTCAAAGAGGTCTCGATGGCCTACGAGGTGCTCAGTGACCCGCAGAAGCGTGCCGCCTATGACCGCGGCGGTGACCCCTTCGGCGGAGGAATGGGCGGCGCCGGCGGGTTCGGCCAAGGCGCCGGCTTCTCCTTCACCGACATCATGGACGCCTTCTTCGGCGGCCAGGGCGGTGGCGCAGGCGGCGGTGGCCGTGGCCCCCGTCCCCGCGTACGCCGCGGCCAGGACGCCCTGATCCGGCTCGAGGTCGAGCTGGCGGAGGCTGCCTTCGGCGTCACCCACGAGCTCAAGGTCGACACCGCGATCGTGTGCGACGCCTGCACCGGCAGCGGCGCTGCTCCCGGCAGCAAGCCGGTCACCTGCGAGACCTGTCGCGGCGCCGGTGAGGTCGCCCAGGTGCAGCGCTCGTTCCTCGGTGAGATCCGCACCCTGCGCCCGTGCGCTGCCTGCCGTGGGTTCGGCACGACCATCCCCGAGCCCTGCCGCGAGTGCTCGGGCGAGGGACGGGTGCGCTCGCGCCGCAACCTGACCGTCAAGATCCCCGCCGGCGTGGACGAGGGAACCCGCGTCCAGCTCAGCGGCCAGGGCGAGGTCGGCCCCGGTGGCGGTCCGGCCGGCGACCTGTTCGTCGAGATCCACGTGGCCCCGCACAAGACCTTCACCCGGCACGGCAACGACCTGCACTGCACGGTCTCGGTGCCGATGACGGCAGCCGCGCTGGGCACCACCCTGACCTTGCCGACCCTCGAGGGCGACCTCGTGGAGGACGGCACGGACTCCGACGTCGAGATCAGCTTCACCCTCGAGGTGAAGCCGGGCACCCAGTCGGGCACCGAGCAGGTCCTGCGTGCTCGCGGCGTGCCCGGCCTGCGCAACACCGGCCGCGGCGACCTGATCGTCACCACCGTGGTGGAGACTCCCGGTCGCCTCGACGCCCGCCAGGAGGAGCTGCTGCGCGAGCTGGCCGAGATCCGTGGCGAGCAGACACCCGACGGCAGCGTCCAGCCGACCCACAAGTCGGTCTTCGGGCGGTTGCGGGACGCCTTCCACTGA
- a CDS encoding 16S rRNA (uracil(1498)-N(3))-methyltransferase — protein MSLPVHLVPSLANVAAGSSVEITGDEAHHAVAVRRLKVGERVVLTDGAGSSAPGEVVSTGKRVFTVRIDELAYAVPATPHVTVVQALPKGDRGELAVEVLTEIGVQVIVPWAAARSVAVWRGERAAKSHAKWASTAREAAKQARRSWFPEVSPLADTATVLDLLAGVDLALVLHEGAQTPMRSVAVPESGRIALVVGPEGGVSDEELDLFDAAGVRAVRLGTEVLRTSTAGVAAVSALLARTTRWG, from the coding sequence ATGTCGCTCCCGGTCCACCTGGTCCCGTCCCTGGCCAACGTCGCCGCAGGCTCGAGCGTCGAGATCACCGGTGACGAGGCCCATCACGCGGTGGCGGTGCGCCGGCTGAAGGTCGGCGAACGGGTGGTCCTCACCGACGGCGCCGGGAGCTCCGCGCCGGGTGAGGTGGTCTCGACCGGCAAGCGGGTCTTCACCGTGCGCATCGACGAGCTGGCGTACGCCGTACCCGCGACGCCCCACGTCACCGTGGTGCAGGCGCTGCCCAAGGGAGACCGGGGTGAGCTCGCCGTCGAGGTGCTGACCGAGATCGGGGTGCAGGTGATCGTGCCGTGGGCCGCGGCCCGCTCGGTGGCGGTCTGGCGCGGTGAGCGCGCGGCGAAGTCGCACGCGAAGTGGGCGTCCACGGCACGTGAGGCCGCCAAGCAGGCCAGGCGGAGTTGGTTTCCCGAGGTGAGTCCGCTGGCCGACACCGCCACCGTGCTCGACCTGCTCGCCGGTGTCGACCTGGCGCTGGTGCTGCACGAGGGTGCACAGACCCCGATGCGTTCGGTGGCCGTGCCCGAGTCGGGCCGCATCGCCCTGGTCGTCGGCCCCGAGGGCGGCGTGAGTGATGAGGAGCTGGATCTCTTCGACGCGGCAGGTGTGCGCGCGGTCCGACTGGGCACAGAGGTGCTGCGCACCTCCACCGCAGGCGTCGCCGCGGTGTCCGCGCTGTTGGCGCGCACCACTCGCTGGGGTTGA
- a CDS encoding cytochrome P450, whose protein sequence is MTQIKRRVLGAVRGVLLRILPSPDIDLSRLDRIPESLGWPLRRDGFDPQPRLAEIREQEPVHHLTSMMGMSVWLVTGVDEGRTVLQDPSYSTDIRPYVGSKGAADGDIGGLGFTDPPDHTRLRRLITPEFTMRRLARMRPMVERIVEQQLDEIAAAGEVVDLVPTFGFPVPFLVICELLGLPDHDRQTFMELGTARFDVSQGGVGSLGAISESREFLKEATRRQRAEPGPGLIGQIIREHGDEINDYDLAGLADGVFNGGMETSASMLAMGTAVLLNDRKSWDRLRTEPELVDPVVEELLRYLSVVQVAFPRFAREDVMVGDKQVHKGDVVLVSIPGVNRDGAFGDRPEDFNPERESSRSHLAFGHGLHRCVGAELARMELRIAFPALSKRFPDMQLAVEDPADHGFRESSIVYGVESVPVRPGREARGGMPAAGVGFTRP, encoded by the coding sequence ATGACGCAGATCAAGCGGCGGGTGCTCGGAGCAGTGCGTGGGGTGCTGCTCCGGATCCTTCCGAGCCCGGACATCGATCTCTCCCGGCTCGACCGGATCCCCGAGTCCCTGGGTTGGCCGCTGCGGCGCGACGGGTTCGACCCACAGCCCAGGCTCGCCGAGATCCGCGAGCAGGAGCCGGTCCACCACCTGACCTCGATGATGGGGATGAGCGTCTGGTTGGTCACCGGCGTCGACGAGGGCCGCACCGTCCTGCAGGACCCGTCCTACAGCACCGACATCCGTCCCTACGTCGGCAGCAAAGGTGCCGCGGACGGTGACATCGGCGGCCTCGGCTTCACCGACCCGCCGGACCACACCCGGCTGCGCAGGTTGATCACCCCCGAGTTCACGATGCGCCGGCTTGCCCGGATGCGCCCGATGGTCGAGCGGATCGTCGAGCAGCAGCTCGACGAGATCGCCGCCGCGGGCGAGGTCGTCGACCTGGTGCCGACCTTCGGCTTCCCGGTGCCGTTCCTGGTCATCTGCGAGCTGCTCGGCCTCCCGGACCACGACCGGCAGACGTTCATGGAGCTGGGCACCGCCCGCTTCGACGTCTCCCAGGGCGGCGTCGGATCCCTCGGTGCCATCTCCGAGTCGCGCGAGTTCCTCAAGGAGGCCACCCGCCGACAGCGCGCCGAGCCCGGCCCCGGCCTGATCGGCCAGATCATCCGCGAGCACGGCGACGAGATCAACGACTACGACCTGGCCGGCCTGGCCGACGGAGTCTTCAACGGCGGCATGGAGACCAGCGCCTCCATGCTCGCCATGGGCACCGCAGTCCTGCTCAACGACCGCAAGTCATGGGACCGGCTCCGCACCGAGCCGGAGCTGGTGGACCCCGTCGTCGAGGAGCTGCTCCGCTATCTCTCGGTGGTCCAGGTCGCCTTCCCGCGCTTCGCCCGCGAGGACGTGATGGTGGGCGACAAGCAGGTCCACAAGGGCGACGTCGTGCTGGTCTCGATCCCCGGCGTCAACCGCGATGGCGCGTTCGGCGACCGGCCCGAGGACTTCAACCCCGAGCGCGAGTCGTCCCGGTCGCACCTGGCCTTCGGCCACGGCCTGCACCGCTGTGTCGGCGCGGAGCTCGCCCGGATGGAGCTGCGGATCGCGTTCCCGGCGTTGTCGAAACGCTTCCCGGACATGCAGCTGGCCGTCGAGGACCCCGCGGATCACGGCTTCCGGGAGAGCTCGATCGTGTACGGCGTCGAGTCGGTGCCGGTGCGCCCCGGCCGGGAGGCCCGCGGCGGAATGCCCGCAGCAGGCGTCGGGTTCACTCGACCTTGA
- a CDS encoding Gmad2 immunoglobulin-like domain-containing protein gives MSSHKTPDGGQGPLRHEQIRSLMADAVSDVEPDDRLDAIRNATKVTSLSSRRPWLYGVAGAVVATAATITAVAVLGNPAAKDASGPDPANSPTVQATDGSSTGPSPSTPSPSDPTPDGTDTGAPVTSAIPVYYVGDTARGPRLFREFHKINSTSATTKLRGSLQEAVAGQPMDPDYDQPWPSGTGVDEVEAGDISEEVITVRLRSGETSLSERPSGLDPEDAEMAVQSLVYTAQAAVGAGRHPVRVLIDGEPADMVLGVPAPGPLTNAPVLDTLSLMNITAPREGITVDDVFTATGVNNGFEAWVGWQVVDSDGKVVADGFGTADGWAQEKLFAWKVEVDVSSLAPGTYTFRAHNDDPTGGTEGSGPDEDTRTIKVE, from the coding sequence ATGAGCTCCCACAAGACCCCCGACGGCGGGCAGGGACCCCTCCGCCACGAGCAGATTCGCTCACTGATGGCCGATGCCGTCAGCGACGTCGAACCCGATGACCGGCTGGACGCGATCCGCAACGCAACCAAGGTGACGTCGCTCAGCAGTCGACGTCCCTGGCTCTACGGCGTGGCCGGGGCAGTCGTCGCCACGGCGGCCACGATCACCGCGGTGGCCGTGCTGGGCAATCCTGCCGCGAAGGACGCCTCGGGGCCGGACCCGGCGAACAGCCCGACGGTGCAGGCGACCGATGGCTCGTCCACCGGCCCCTCCCCGAGCACTCCGTCACCGAGTGACCCGACCCCGGACGGCACCGACACCGGCGCTCCGGTGACCAGCGCGATCCCCGTCTACTACGTCGGTGACACCGCGCGCGGGCCCCGACTGTTCCGCGAGTTCCACAAGATCAACAGCACGAGTGCGACCACCAAGCTCCGAGGATCGCTCCAGGAGGCCGTTGCCGGGCAGCCGATGGATCCCGACTATGACCAGCCCTGGCCGTCCGGGACTGGCGTGGATGAGGTCGAGGCCGGTGACATCTCCGAGGAGGTGATCACGGTCCGGCTGAGGAGCGGCGAGACCTCCCTGAGCGAGCGACCCAGCGGGCTCGATCCCGAGGACGCCGAGATGGCCGTCCAGTCCCTCGTCTACACCGCCCAGGCCGCGGTGGGTGCGGGGCGCCACCCGGTCCGGGTCCTGATCGACGGCGAACCTGCCGACATGGTGCTCGGCGTCCCGGCCCCCGGGCCGCTGACGAATGCACCGGTGCTCGACACCCTGTCCCTGATGAACATCACCGCACCGCGGGAGGGGATCACCGTCGACGACGTGTTCACCGCCACCGGGGTCAACAACGGCTTCGAGGCGTGGGTCGGCTGGCAGGTCGTCGACTCCGACGGCAAGGTCGTCGCGGACGGCTTCGGCACCGCTGACGGCTGGGCCCAGGAGAAGTTGTTCGCGTGGAAGGTCGAGGTGGACGTGTCCTCGCTGGCTCCGGGCACCTACACGTTCCGCGCCCACAACGACGATCCCACCGGCGGCACCGAGGGCAGCGGCCCCGACGAGGACACCCGCACGATCAAGGTCGAGTGA
- a CDS encoding SigE family RNA polymerase sigma factor, translating into MDEQTAGAMNAPARGLDADAAVEELYAAHWRSLVRLSVLLVRDQGTAEEVVQDAFVAMHGRWRRLREPDKALAYLRQAVVNRSRSVLRHRKVVERHIEREAGASAADSTRITEPGADHGVLAGERRTAVLDALAGLSARQREVMVLRYYLDLSEAQIAEAIGISRGAVKSHASRGAEALRRQLSTFMEEER; encoded by the coding sequence GTGGACGAGCAGACGGCAGGCGCGATGAACGCCCCTGCGCGTGGCCTCGACGCGGACGCAGCCGTCGAGGAGCTGTACGCCGCCCACTGGCGCTCGCTGGTCCGGCTCTCGGTGCTCCTGGTCCGTGACCAGGGCACGGCCGAGGAGGTCGTCCAGGACGCCTTCGTCGCCATGCACGGACGGTGGCGCAGGTTGCGTGAGCCGGACAAGGCCCTGGCCTATCTCCGCCAAGCGGTGGTCAATCGCTCCCGGTCCGTGCTCCGGCACCGCAAGGTCGTCGAGCGCCACATCGAGCGCGAGGCCGGCGCGTCCGCGGCCGACAGCACCCGGATCACCGAACCGGGTGCCGATCACGGTGTCCTGGCCGGCGAACGACGTACGGCCGTGCTCGATGCCCTGGCCGGGTTGTCGGCACGCCAGCGCGAGGTGATGGTGCTGCGTTACTACCTCGATCTCTCGGAAGCACAGATCGCAGAAGCCATCGGCATCAGCCGGGGTGCGGTCAAGAGCCACGCGTCGCGTGGCGCAGAAGCGCTGCGCAGGCAGCTCTCGACATTCATGGAGGAGGAACGATGA
- a CDS encoding histidine triad nucleotide-binding protein — MTAPTPPDDCIFCKIVAGEIPATIVHASDDAVAFRDLNPQAPTHVLVIPRSHYPDAASLAAHEPGALADLFATASQVADQEGLEGGYRAVFNTGAAAQQTVFHAHLHVLGGRELTWPPG, encoded by the coding sequence ATGACTGCACCCACCCCTCCGGATGACTGCATCTTCTGCAAGATCGTGGCCGGGGAGATCCCGGCAACGATCGTCCACGCCAGCGACGACGCGGTGGCGTTCCGGGACCTCAATCCGCAGGCGCCCACCCACGTGCTGGTCATCCCGCGCAGCCACTATCCCGACGCCGCCTCCCTGGCCGCCCACGAGCCGGGCGCGCTGGCCGACCTGTTCGCCACCGCCAGCCAGGTGGCCGATCAGGAAGGGCTCGAAGGCGGCTACCGCGCCGTGTTCAACACCGGTGCGGCCGCACAGCAGACCGTCTTCCACGCACACCTGCACGTCCTGGGTGGCCGCGAGCTCACCTGGCCGCCCGGCTGA
- a CDS encoding PhoH family protein has protein sequence MTDSPSSSGSRTPTTRHTVVVPASINMVSLLGPNDEHLNRIEQAFDADVHVRGNQITFHGEPAEIALAERLLEELVTLIRTGQGISDETVERIVGMLRTETSERPADVLSLNILSNRGRTIRPKTLNQKRYVDSIDNHTITFGIGPAGTGKTYLAMAKAVQALQAKDVSRIILTRPAVEAGERLGYLPGTLTEKIDPYLRPLYDALHDMLDPELIPKLLAAGTIEVAPLAFMRGRSLNDAFIILDEAQNTSPEQMKMFLTRLGFGSKIVVTGDTTQVDLPSGIKSGLRVVEGILDDVQDISFNRLTAHDVVRHRLVGKIVAAYDTYDAKGERR, from the coding sequence ATGACTGACTCTCCTTCCAGCTCCGGCTCGCGCACGCCGACCACGCGTCACACGGTGGTCGTGCCCGCGAGCATCAACATGGTCAGCCTGCTCGGGCCCAACGACGAACACCTCAACCGGATCGAGCAGGCCTTCGACGCCGACGTCCACGTGCGCGGCAACCAGATCACCTTTCATGGTGAGCCGGCCGAGATCGCGCTGGCCGAACGGCTCCTCGAAGAGCTGGTCACCCTGATCCGCACCGGCCAGGGGATCAGCGACGAGACCGTCGAGCGGATCGTCGGCATGCTTCGCACCGAGACCTCAGAGCGGCCCGCGGACGTGCTCTCGCTCAACATCCTCAGCAACCGCGGCCGCACCATCCGGCCCAAGACGCTGAACCAGAAGCGGTACGTCGACTCGATCGACAACCACACGATCACCTTCGGGATCGGTCCCGCCGGCACCGGCAAGACCTACCTGGCGATGGCCAAGGCCGTCCAGGCGCTGCAGGCCAAGGACGTCAGCCGGATCATCCTCACCCGCCCGGCGGTCGAGGCCGGCGAGCGGCTGGGCTACCTGCCCGGCACGCTGACCGAGAAGATCGACCCCTACCTGCGCCCGCTCTATGACGCGCTGCACGACATGCTGGACCCCGAGCTGATCCCCAAGCTGCTGGCCGCCGGGACGATCGAGGTCGCGCCACTGGCCTTCATGCGTGGGCGCTCGCTCAACGACGCGTTCATCATCCTCGACGAGGCCCAGAACACCTCTCCCGAGCAGATGAAGATGTTCCTGACCCGGCTCGGCTTCGGGTCCAAGATCGTGGTCACCGGTGACACCACGCAGGTCGACCTCCCCTCGGGCATCAAGTCCGGGCTCAGGGTGGTGGAGGGCATCCTCGACGACGTCCAGGACATCTCGTTCAACCGCCTGACCGCACACGACGTCGTACGCCACCGGCTGGTCGGCAAGATCGTGGCCGCCTATGACACCTATGACGCCAAGGGAGAGCGCCGGTGA
- the ybeY gene encoding rRNA maturation RNase YbeY, with protein sequence MSIEVLNESGRELDMASLSALSRFVMDEMRVHPLAELCIKAVDEATIAELNERWMDKQGPTDVLAFPMDELRPGLVNEEPEEGVLGDLVLCPDIAAKQAETAGHTAEAEIELLTVHGILHLLGYDHAEPDEHKEMFGLQDQLLAAWRAR encoded by the coding sequence GTGAGCATCGAGGTCCTCAACGAGTCCGGTCGCGAGCTCGACATGGCATCGCTGTCCGCGCTGAGCCGCTTCGTGATGGACGAGATGCGGGTGCACCCACTGGCCGAGCTCTGCATCAAGGCCGTCGACGAGGCGACCATCGCCGAGCTCAACGAGCGGTGGATGGACAAGCAGGGCCCCACCGACGTGCTCGCCTTCCCGATGGACGAGCTGCGTCCGGGCCTGGTCAACGAGGAGCCCGAGGAGGGAGTCCTGGGCGACCTCGTGCTCTGCCCCGACATCGCCGCGAAGCAGGCCGAGACCGCCGGGCACACCGCCGAGGCGGAGATCGAGCTGCTCACCGTGCACGGGATCCTGCACCTGCTCGGCTATGACCACGCCGAGCCGGACGAGCACAAGGAGATGTTCGGTCTCCAGGACCAGCTGCTCGCCGCGTGGCGGGCCCGGTGA